The Cryptomeria japonica chromosome 6, Sugi_1.0, whole genome shotgun sequence genomic interval gccgtatcatccacaaactgcaaatggggttgaggaggtatgtcattaccccaactccaaccatgaatatTACCCAatcccacattatacttaatcaatctccccaaacactcagccagaagaatgaagaggtatgaagacccCTAGACCACCAAACAACTCAATATGATCTACATTAATAAGCACAGAGAATGAGGTAGACgaaacacaactcattacccattggatccattcatcagcaaaaccaaaggcCCTAAGAATCTTTTGGAGAAAGGACCAacggactctatcataagcctttgccatgtacaacttgataaacatagtttTTTTCCTTGGAAGctaccatagaatgaatggtctcagtagcAATGACCAGTCCATCCAAGATTTGACGACCCTCCACAAACCCACTATGCTCCTCAGGATTGACAAccccaagccaattcttcaacctttccgcaatcagcttagaaataatcttataaatcacattacaaagagatatagggcggaactggcctaaccggttagccccatcacacttggggatgagcacaataaaagtcgcattcaaagcccgaagcatctgcttattcctctgggactcttggaccacctccaataagtccaatttgataatatcccagaattcttgatagaactcaatcgaAACCCATCTAGTCCAAGATCTTTCCCCTTCTTCATAtggaaaacaatcctctcaagttcatcCAACAGAATAGGTTCCataagttgctcattcatctccctagtaattagagaaggaatacaagcaagaacctgattTTCCTCTTCCGATTcccctgagaatcctcactaaaaagggacTGGAAATACTtcatagactccctagaaatctcctgcaaggataaacactacTCACCTCTATCAATAACCAGAACATGGATGGAATtgtcatgtcttcttgctttcactgaattgaaaaaGAACGCAGTATTCTTATCCCCCGCTTGAAGctaatcaatacgagctctctatttccagtagatttcctccctaagctcccactcctctaaatccttgactgccatgtcttcctccctaagcaaggcttctgaCAATCCATGCCCTCTTATCTCCCTGGTAATATTATTCAACTCTAATTGAGTAGttgtcttagcatgaaaaatattaccaaaacactGACGATTCCaccgtttaagctgaaacttaataAATTGcaactgcttggcaaaagtgtacatagcagtgccaaaggttggcctccctttcttccaccactccACAACATGATCCTGCAAAGAAGAATCTCGCAACCACATaagctggaatttgaatgaaggaatgCGAGCGACTCGAGCAAAAGAAGACACCAATTTGATGGGCCAGTGGTCCGAAcctctccaatctaaaatctcagagcatgtggaccaccccccaccaacccaaaaactagaaactagaaaGCGATCCAGcctctccgcaatccaatactcccctatcctacaattttaaaaaaattcaataatataaaaaataataaattatttataagaaataaaaaataaattttgacttCAAGAATCTAAAATatgttcattattaattattaaatattttatctttttactATAACATTCATGCTTTCGTCATCAATTATATTTCATGAATATTTTTTTTCCAATAATATAAACGAATAGCATATTAttataaagaataaaaaaataaattaacttcaataatttcaaatttattcattattatttattaaataaatttcatcttttgcTATAACATTCATGCATTCATCACCATTTTGATTTCATGAATACTTTTTTTTTCAACAATATAAACAAATGACACATTATTtacaagaaaaaattaaaaaaagatttgatttcaataatatcaaatatattcattattatttattaaataagttTTACCTTTTCATTATAACATTCATGTATTTATTATCATTTTGATTTCATGAATATTTTTTTTCCATAATATAAACATTAAACATGTTagtttgaagaaataaaaaaataaaaattgatttcaATATATTATCAAATATattcattattatttattaaataaatttcattcatCATTTCGATTTCATGAACATTTTTTTATAAAGTATGAAAATTTCACTTTGTTTCAACTGTAATTACACTCAATCAATGTCCATTGGTTCTTCATTTATCTCAGACTTCTTGTTATATATGTTTCTTTCGGTCCCTTTTTAGCCTCCCATTTGGAAAAGTGTCAAATAAAATGATGATTTGCATTTTTGTTGTGTTTAACTTGTATTTCACATCATTCTTGTGCACAAACAACAAATGCAAAAACATGTCTGCCTGCGGTCagccttaaatcacacacactaagaaaCATATTAAATCTACGAGTGTCAATTctaaatgtttaacacttttaagtttagAAATCAAAGCAGGAACACTCATAAGAAACGTGATCAAAGCCGCTCTACCAGTCATGACTTACATAACTGGTGTTTTTGCAACCAACGTTTTTATCACCCGAGCCTACAGTGGAGAAAGGCAGCGGAGTTTATGAATACGTAGTGGGAATAAATATGCAAATATCATAGCTTTGACTGAAGCAGATCTTCAGGTTGCGAGATTGGCTCTGAGAACGCTCGGAGCGATTTCAAATATAACATTAGTTTTTCAGCCCATGTTTAAGAGATCAGTTTCCATGTCAGTGAAAGATGATTACGATCTGGAAAATGAAGCGAAACATTTCCTCTGAGTTCATACATTTGGTGATATATGATGCCTTCTGCCATATTTTCTGGTAACTGCAAAAAAGTCTCACTAGTGGGAGCAAGTTTTTACGGCATGACACAATTGCCCATGACAACATGAGACACATTTTCCAGTGGGGAGTCAACCCACCTAGAGATGGCCTATCAGCCAAATATAAGTCTCATGCATATCCAATGCCATATATCCAATAATTTATAAGTATTATATTCATGATGCAATATCTTTTTAATATGATTGCACATATATAAGGCAATCCAAAAGGTTGGTGTTTAGGTAAAAATATTTCACCTTATAACTTTAATATTAAtagatcatttatttatttataaagttAAACTTTATAACTTACATCAAACTTCATATTATAGGGATAAACGTTAAAGATTAGAGCCTTAGGAATATTCATAGATCCATTTTAAGTTAAATGTGAATCTTCTAATAAATATTATGCTTTAACCCATATGAAAACTACAAAGCATAGAGATATGTGAAGGATAGTCTACATTTTGGCCTTGAATTCAAGAGGTGAATCTTTGAATTCAAGAGAGGTGAATCCATTCTTCATGGCTACATAGATTCAAAGATTTTAAGTTGGGTAGAAGATCTTCATGCTAGGAGATTCATTAATCTCATAATCTTCTAATAAGTAGGAtagtaattaaaaattaataattgagGTCAAATATATTGGATTAGATCattcaacaaataaaacaatatggTTATGAGAGATGTTATATCACTAAATGTGTCAAATATGTGTtgataatttattgtgacaatgatTGCTTTTTAGATTGCAAATATCAAGAATAAGTATAGAAGATTCCTAGAATATTGGAGCATTAGAAAATTTCATAGCAGATCAAGTGGTAGATATCTCTCACTAAACCATTGATGGATTGTTTGTTAAGTTTTGGCAACAGAAGCATTTGAAAGAGCTTGTCATGAAGTGGAAATTGTCATTGTGACATTATGTTTCCTTGCTCGTGTATTATCTCTTTTACAATAAATGTTTGTAAATCTTCCAATTTCACATCAATAAAAGATGTtggaatatttttaaatatttacaaATCCTCCAATTTCACGTTAATACAAGATgttgaaatatttttaaatatttatttattaatgctAAATTATACTGTACTTCATCATACTTTAATGTTTATAAAAGTGCATTAATTTGATAGTGTTTCAATGCCTGTATTTAGACATGTGGTTTTTGTACCTCTAATTATAATTAAAATGAAGTTTGCTGTTgcataattaaaattttgaaaccattgaatTAATAAAATTAAGGTACTAATGTACTTGTTTTTTTAATTCGTTTGTCTTTTCATCCCTTTTAGTATATTACAGAGGTCCCATGTGAAGTGTTTTTCGCCTTTCACCTCAGAAACAGGGAGGAGGATTCAAGTCTACTAAGTATGGTTCGGAAACTACCATATTTTAGATTATGCAACTTCGTTGAACAAGTAATCCCTACCAAGAATGCTGGTAGAGCTATATGCCATAGACAATACCCAATGAAGAATCCGAAGTCATTAATTTTAGAAGCTTGCGATTTGAATTTCAGAaattgatgattatcaaacaaaaataCTTTAAGATTCTATTCTCCTCCAATAAATAGATAATGTAATGAGTGACTCTTAACATAGAAAGTTTTTCTGTCTTGATTTTTCCAATACAGGACCAGAGCACCTCTAGATCTCCAAGCAACAAACTTAAAATTTAGATAAAATCTGAAAACCATACCAGTATCTTGATGATGATTTGAGGTAGACAACATGTCCATGCCTGGCATAACTAATAATTTAAGTACTGAAAGTGTACACCCCCCGAAATGGGATATGATTGGCACCTTGAGGACACTTAGTGCTACAATCTAAAGACAGGTTCCAAAGAATTCAAATAACTGCTTCTGTGGTTGTGTTAAATGGGTTAAGTGTAACTCTTACCATCCTGGCCTGGCTGCCAATCACCATGGCTTTTGGTTGCTACATTCTCTGTCATCAGGCCACCAATTTGCTCTATCTTTTCGTATAAGATAGACATTAACCTCCATTCATGTTCATTTAACTTTGCGGAGGTGTTTTGGTTAACAGTCACCTGGGCCTGTTCACTGAGGTTTCTGTTCCAAGGAGTTTCCCCCCTACTCCTGAAATAAAGAGGACATTTTCTGGAGTTCATAGCAGAGGTGTGTTTGCTTCAGCAGATATAAACTCCCATCCTCATCATTTCACAAAGACAATTCATATCTTTTGTATCTGTTGGTATTATCCGTCTCCTCCAAGGAAACCATGTACTTTTTTATTAACCTCGATCCAACTGCATCCAGGTGTTTTCTTTATGCCCATATCTTCCATCTTTTTTCTAATGTTTTTAAGGTCAGCCCACCTGCCACCTGCAGCGTAAATATTTGAGAGCAGAACATAAGGTGATGCATCATTTGGGTCTAACTCAAAAATATATTCAGCTATGCGCCCTGCTAGTTCTACGTTATTGTGCATTCTACAGGCGGCAAGCAAAGAAGTCCACATTGTAGCATCGGGTTTTACTGGCATTTTGTTGATGAAATCTTCTGCTTCATCCAGATGACCAGCTCGACCAAGAACATCGACCATACAGCTATAATGCTCCATTGTAGGTGTGATGTGACAATAATCAGTCATGTAATTGAAATGCTGGTAACCCTCATCCACCATGCCTGCATGACTACAAGCGGACAAAACGCTTACAAAGGTTATGTGGTCTGGGTTCATGCCAGAGTCTTTCATTTGTTCAAACAATTCAAGGGTCTTCTTGCCATAGCCATGCATTGCATATGCTCCGATAATCACATTCCATGAAGCCAGGTCTCGCCATTGCATCTGTTCAAATATTCTCCATGACTTGAGTATATTTCCACATTTGgcatacatgtctatcagggcattcaTCACAAATATATCTGACTGGAACCCATTTGTAATTATTTTTTCATGGATTTCCCTCCCCATCTCCAAAGCTGCCAAGCTAGTACATGCTGGAAGAACACTCGCAAAAGTATTTGAATCTGGCTTCACATCTGACAAAACCATTTGTGCAAACAAGTTGATGGCCTCATTGCCATGGCCATTCTGCGTGAgtcctgcaatcattgcagtccatgagaacATATCTCTGTGAGGTGTTTCTTCAAAGAGTTTAAGGGCTTTATCAACAATCCCATTCTGTACATAGCCCACAATCATAGTTGTCCAGGAGAAGACATCCCTTTCAGGCATTGCTCGAAAGAGTTTCAGTGCCTTATCAATAAGCCCATTCTGCGCATagcctgcaatcattgcattccatgagaccacttCTGGTTGATAAATTTTCTCAAAACAAATTTGAGCCTTTTCCAGTatcccacattttgcatacatatctacaaGAGAGCTCATGACAAAGGCGTCAGAATGCAATCCTCTTCTGACTATTTTCTCATGGATTTCCTCCCCTGGCTCCAAATATCCTAATTTGGCACACGCAGAAAGAACAGTCGCAAATGTGAAATCATTGggttcaattccttcttgttgcATCAAGCAAAACACAGACAAAGCCTCACTGGCAAGCCCTTGCCTTGCGTAAGCGTTAATCATCAAAGTCCACGACACAACATTTCgtttaggcattttgtcaaacaattcacgcGCTTTAACTATGCTGCCACATTTCGCATACATGTCAACAAGGGCATTGGCCAGGGCCACATCATACTCTAACCCACTCTTTATTATGTCTTGGTGGATCCCCATACCCTTTTCCAGAGCCTGCAGCTTCGCACAGGCTGACAGAACACTGCTAAAAGCGAACTCATTCGGCCTGATTTGCTTGCTCTGCATTTGTTGAAAAAGTGTCATCGACTCGAACCCATCTCCTAGCCTTGCATAAGCTGCAATCATAACAGTCCACGAGCACACATCTCGTTCCGATATTTTATCAAACACTTTTCGTGCATCCTGCACAGTGCCGCATTTCACATACATGTTTAAAAGTGTATTACCCAAAACTCCGTCTGCAGTAAATCCATTCTGATTAAGGTGTGCATGGATTCGCTTGCCTCCCGCCAAATCCATGTTTTCCACAGAGCTCTGCAGTAGACAAACATACGTGGATGACTGCCAGGCCATGTGTTTCATATGTAAGATGTTTAATGCTTCTCCCAAACACCCCTGTTTATATAGTTCTCTCAATTTATAGAGAGAAATGTTGGTTGGAGTTCCAGAGGCGGTGACAGCAGTCCTCAGCAACGCTAGGTGAGATACAGAAAAAGAAACAACCATTTTGTTTCCATTGTTTATATGATTTAGAATTTGCATTTCTGTGAGGGTTCTTCAAATAAATACCAACAAGGTGCAAATCAGAGGCTTCAGTGACCAAAGTGCTGGTGGTCATTTTTATCTCTAGCCTGGCTTTCTTTTATTTGTTTATAGAATCATCATGAAAGAAATTTCGAGCGTTTGAGCTCTCTTTGATTGGACTTTTACACCATGAATACCTGCTGCTTATAGCCTTTTCAGCCCAGATTTTGAGCTCTGAATTACACAACGAATTAAAAAGAATTCCATTCAATTACTAACaaattcttcttttttttcctCTCAAATTTACTCAAAATTTCAGTCTACTGTCTACCTA includes:
- the LOC131064955 gene encoding pentatricopeptide repeat-containing protein At2g27610, with the translated sequence MAWQSSTYVCLLQSSVENMDLAGGKRIHAHLNQNGFTADGVLGNTLLNMYVKCGTVQDARKVFDKISERDVCSWTVMIAAYARLGDGFESMTLFQQMQSKQIRPNEFAFSSVLSACAKLQALEKGMGIHQDIIKSGLEYDVALANALVDMYAKCGSIVKARELFDKMPKRNVVSWTLMINAYARQGLASEALSVFCLMQQEGIEPNDFTFATVLSACAKLGYLEPGEEIHEKIVRRGLHSDAFVMSSLVDMYAKCGILEKAQICFEKIYQPEVVSWNAMIAGYAQNGLIDKALKLFRAMPERDVFSWTTMIVGYVQNGIVDKALKLFEETPHRDMFSWTAMIAGLTQNGHGNEAINLFAQMVLSDVKPDSNTFASVLPACTSLAALEMGREIHEKIITNGFQSDIFVMNALIDMYAKCGNILKSWRIFEQMQWRDLASWNVIIGAYAMHGYGKKTLELFEQMKDSGMNPDHITFVSVLSACSHAGMVDEGYQHFNYMTDYCHITPTMEHYSCMVDVLGRAGHLDEAEDFINKMPVKPDATMWTSLLAACRMHNNVELAGRIAEYIFELDPNDASPYVLLSNIYAAGGRWADLKNIRKKMEDMGIKKTPGCSWIEVNKKVHGFLGGDG